One Castanea sativa cultivar Marrone di Chiusa Pesio chromosome 4, ASM4071231v1 DNA window includes the following coding sequences:
- the LOC142632545 gene encoding uncharacterized protein LOC142632545, with translation MINNPESLCYRVFKARFFPECSILEAKDSRVGFNAWKSILSARDVIRKGMVWRIGNGESVCIKQDKWLPSQLSRSVVSPIPQMPPDAKASELIDHDNVAWKTDVLIVQVLQIQQLRDNSGREFGSSGLQTRSSISFGRLVIMLYPPWRISTTATLSQQKFVEAARIEQRTHCKEIECVWHSMEWFHQDVSVQPVSFSDLFSRFMHSQDEFRLELFSITAWLLWNRRNARHFGRPVHPLSNICSMAGTFLQEFLAVQSKPLAPPSPIIMQQWRPPEHNSYKVNFDAATFSSTNSACTGVIVRDCAEEVIGALSMPIPMPQSIVAVEALACRRAVKFSAGIGLHRVVIEGDSAMIIKALTMNNGDQTSFGNIIEDIRALVSGFQLLEFNHVPRACNSIADALAKKASSVTGL, from the exons ATGATCAATAACCCGGAGTCCTTGTGCTACCGAGTTTTCAAAGCTAGATTTTTCCCGGAGTGCTCGATTTTAGAGGCGAAAGACTCAAGGGTTGGGTTCAATGCATGGAAGAGCATCCTTAGCGCAAGAGACGTGATCCGAAAAGGGATGGTATGGCGCATTGGCAATGGTGAATCAGTCTGCATAAAACAGGACAAGTGGCTACCTTCACAGCTGAGCAGGTCTGTTGTTTCCCCAATCCCTCAGATGCCACCtgatgctaaggcgagtgaacTCATAGACCACGACAATGTAGCATGGAAAACTGATGTG CTTATAGTGCAGGTCCTTCAAATCCAGCAGCTCAGAGACAATTCTGGAAGAGAATTTGGCAGCTCCGGACTCCAAACAAGATCAAGCATTTCATTTGGAAGGCTTGTAATAATGCTCTACCCACCATGGCGAATCTCCACCACCGCCACATTGTCACAACAGAAATTTGTGGAGGCTGCCAGGATCGAACAGAGGACACACTGCAAAGAAATTGAGTGTGTGTGGCATTCAATGGAGTGGTTCCACCAAGATGTATCAGTGCAGCCTGTGTCATTCAGTGACCTTTTTTCTAGGTTCATGCATTCTCAGGATGAATTCAGATTGGAGCTCTTCTCAATCACGGCATGGCTGCTGTGGAATAGGCGTAACGCTAGGCACTTTGGTCGTCCAGTCCATCCACTCTCCAATATTTGTAGTATGGCCGGTACCTTCCTCCAAGAATTCCTTGCAGTTCAGTCCAAGCCCCTAGCACCCCCTAGTCCAATCATTATGCAGCAATGGAGACCCCCTGAACATAATTCTTATAAGGTGAATTTTGATGCAGCCACTTTCAGTTCCACCAATTCAGCATGCACTGGAGTAATTGTACGTGATTGTGCTGAGGAGGTTATAGGTGCTCTTTCAATGCCAATTCCAATGCCTCAATCAATAGTAGCTGTGGAAGCTTTAGCGTGTCGCCGAGCGGTTAAGTTTTCTGCAGGAATTGGCTTACATCGGGTGGTGATTGAAGGAGACTCAGCTATGATCATAAAGGCACTTACCATGAACAACGGCGATCAGACTAGCTTTGGAAATATTATAGAGGACATTCGTGCACTTGTTTCGGGTTTTCAATTGTTAGAATTTAATCATGTACCCCGAGCTTGTAATTCAATTGCTGATGCTCTAGCAAAAAAAGCGAGCTCAGTGACAGGTCTTTAG